The segment AGCCTGCGCATGGCGTCCTCGATCGCCATCTGCACCTCGGGGTGATTGAGTTCGCCGACATGGCCGAGCGAGGCGGCAAGATCGGACGGGCCGATGAACACGCCGTCGACGCCTGGCACCGCGGCGATCTCCTCGAGGCGCTCGAGCGCGCCCGCCGTCTCGACCTGGACGAGCACGCAGATCTCCCGATTGGCAATCTTCAGATAGTCCTTCACCCGGCCGTATCGCGCCGCCCGCGACGAGCCGGACGTCCCGCGGATTCCTTCGGGCGGATAGCGGGTGGCCGCAACGGCCTTCGCCGCCTCCTCCGCCGTCTCGACAAAGGGCACCAGGATCGTCTGGGCGCCAATGTCGAGGATGCGTTTGATGATGACCGGATCGTTCCATGCCGGCCTGACGATCGGCGTCGCCGTCCCCGATTGCGCCGCCTGTAGCTGAGCAACCAGCCCCGGCACTTCGTTAGGGGAATGTTCGGTGTCGAACAGGATCCAGTCGAAGCCGGACTCCGCGATGATCTCCGCGCCGATATTGCTGCACAGGCTGCTCCACAGTCCGATCTGCCGAGTGCCGGCGGCGATCGCGTGCTTGAAGGCGTTTCGCTTGTTCTGCATGGCTGCGCGGCTCCGTGCTGGGCGCCCCGTCCGATCCGACCGGCGGGTGCGGAACCCCAGTGGCAGGTTCGGCGTCAAGGCGCAAGCCGCCACATCTGCAGCGCAGACAGCGAGGAGACAGTCGGCACAATTATCTGAAGGGACAGCGCCGCTTGATGCAGGTCAATGCGCCGATCCGGCTCGCGGCGTTGGGTCGGACGGCGATCCGTCGCGGATCGTGGACCCGGCATCGGACCGAAAACGGACCAACGACATGGCACGCTCCCTTACGGCCAAGACCCTGACACTGGATGAAGCCGGTGTCGCGGCATTGCTCCTCGTCTGCGTCGTCCTCGCGCTGCTGGTCGCGGCCAAGGCGGAAGATACGGTGATGGCTTTCCACGCTTGGCTCGGCCTCGCTGCCGCCGCCATCGGCGCCTTCAGCGTGTTCAACGGCTATGCCAAGCGGCTCGGCAACGTTCCGGAGGAGATCGACGGACGTCCCAACTATCAGATGGGACCGGTCAAGCTGGCCACCGCCCTGGCAGTGGTCTGGGGTATTGCCGGCTTCCTCGTCGGCGTCATCATCGCGCTGCAGCTCGCCTATCCGGCGCTAAACCTCGACCTGCCGTGGATCAGCTTCGGGCGCCTGAGGCCGCTGCACACCTCGGCAGTGATCTTCGCGTTCGGCGGCAACGTCCTGCTCGCCTCTTCGATGTACGTCGTGCAGAGGACCTGTCGGACCCGCATGGCCGGCGGCCTTTGGCCGTGGTTCGTGGTCTGGGGTTACAACTTCTTCATCCTCATTGCCGGGACCGGCTATCTGCTCGGCGTCACCCAGTCCAAGGAATATGCCGAGCCCGAGTGGTATGCCGATCTCTGGCTCACCCTCGTCTGGGTCGTCTACCTCCTCGTCTTCCTCGGCACGCTGTGGAAGCGCAAGGAGCCGCACATCTACGTGGCGAACTGGTTCTACCTGGCG is part of the Tepidamorphus gemmatus genome and harbors:
- a CDS encoding HpcH/HpaI aldolase family protein; this translates as MQNKRNAFKHAIAAGTRQIGLWSSLCSNIGAEIIAESGFDWILFDTEHSPNEVPGLVAQLQAAQSGTATPIVRPAWNDPVIIKRILDIGAQTILVPFVETAEEAAKAVAATRYPPEGIRGTSGSSRAARYGRVKDYLKIANREICVLVQVETAGALERLEEIAAVPGVDGVFIGPSDLAASLGHVGELNHPEVQMAIEDAMRRLTRLGKPPGILTASETDAQRYIEWGAVFIAVGSDVGLLARGADALARSFSALG